The Devosia sp. SD17-2 genome includes a region encoding these proteins:
- a CDS encoding Rrf2 family transcriptional regulator, with product MNRDSRLSGVLHVLLHMAQFDGPVTSETLARAMGTNPVVVRRVMAGLRDAGYVRSEKGHGGGWRLTADLANITLLDIYRALGNPSLLAIGHRSDNPDCAVERAVNAVLEESFEAAEALLLARFGEVSLAELNARFAPENALWREGFLHDHGSEPSR from the coding sequence ATGAACCGAGATAGTCGACTTTCCGGCGTGCTGCATGTGCTGCTTCACATGGCCCAATTTGATGGACCCGTCACCTCTGAGACGCTGGCGCGGGCGATGGGCACCAATCCTGTCGTCGTGCGGCGGGTCATGGCGGGGCTGCGGGACGCCGGTTATGTGCGTTCCGAAAAGGGACATGGTGGCGGCTGGCGGCTGACTGCAGACCTGGCAAATATCACTTTGCTCGATATTTATCGGGCGCTCGGCAACCCTTCGCTGCTCGCGATCGGGCACCGTTCGGACAATCCCGACTGCGCCGTGGAGCGGGCGGTCAATGCTGTCCTCGAGGAGAGTTTTGAGGCTGCAGAAGCCCTGTTGCTGGCCCGTTTTGGCGAGGTTTCGCTGGCCGAACTCAATGCCAGATTTGCCCCCGAAAATGCGCTGTGGCGCGAGGGGTTTTTGCATGATCACGGGTCGGAGCCTTCCCGCTAA
- the sthA gene encoding Si-specific NAD(P)(+) transhydrogenase — protein MEHFDLVVIGSGPAGRRAAIQAAKLGKSVLVVENRMRLGGVSVHTGTIPSKTLRETVLNLSGWRERGFYGMSYRVKKDIEGKDLGARLRKTLDYEIEVLEHQFARNGVRTFGGKAQFRGDHHICVVDHAGDEVMFGFDFAVIAVGTSPYRPAHIDFDGHTIMDSDTLVSELRVPRSLTVVGAGVIGIEYATIFSALDVPVTVIEPRDNFLDFIDREIIEEFTHDLRQRGLTMRLGGTVDRVEKDAQGWAIAHLTDGRQIRSDMLLYAAGRVGATQDLGLATCGVVPDDRGRLKVDPATFQTQIPHIYAAGDVIGFPALASTSMEQGRIAALHAFGAHMPAAPDFFPYGIYAVPEISTIGLTEQQVRDRKIPYECGVARFRETSRGHIMGLQSGMMKMIVALDTRKLLGVHIVGEGATELIHIGQAVLNLGATLDYFVENTFNYPTLAEAYKIAALDAWNRMPRVTPVAPVMDKATPTPDVSPETPDPVSNSSPAAE, from the coding sequence GTGGAGCATTTCGATCTCGTCGTCATCGGCTCGGGACCTGCCGGTCGCCGTGCCGCCATCCAGGCGGCCAAGCTGGGCAAGTCGGTGCTGGTGGTGGAAAATCGGATGCGCCTCGGCGGCGTCTCGGTCCACACCGGCACCATTCCTTCCAAGACGCTGCGCGAAACCGTGCTCAATCTCTCCGGGTGGCGGGAGCGCGGCTTTTACGGCATGTCCTACCGGGTCAAGAAGGACATCGAGGGCAAGGATCTCGGCGCGCGACTGCGCAAGACGCTCGACTATGAAATCGAAGTGCTCGAACACCAGTTTGCCCGCAATGGCGTGCGGACTTTTGGGGGCAAGGCGCAGTTTCGCGGTGATCACCACATCTGCGTCGTCGACCATGCGGGCGACGAAGTGATGTTCGGTTTTGATTTTGCCGTCATCGCCGTTGGCACCTCGCCCTACCGCCCCGCCCATATCGACTTCGACGGCCATACGATCATGGACAGCGACACGCTGGTCAGTGAATTGCGCGTGCCGCGCAGCCTGACTGTGGTGGGCGCAGGCGTCATCGGCATTGAATATGCCACCATCTTTTCGGCGCTCGATGTTCCGGTCACGGTGATCGAGCCGCGCGATAATTTCCTCGATTTCATCGATCGCGAGATAATCGAGGAGTTTACCCATGATCTGCGCCAGCGCGGTTTGACCATGCGATTGGGCGGCACGGTGGATCGGGTGGAAAAGGACGCCCAGGGCTGGGCCATTGCCCATCTTACTGACGGTCGACAGATCCGCTCGGACATGTTGCTTTATGCGGCCGGGCGCGTCGGCGCTACGCAGGATCTGGGGTTGGCCACCTGCGGTGTGGTTCCAGATGATCGCGGGCGGCTGAAAGTCGATCCCGCGACCTTCCAGACACAGATCCCCCATATCTATGCGGCGGGTGATGTCATCGGCTTTCCGGCCTTGGCCTCGACCTCGATGGAGCAGGGCCGTATCGCGGCGCTGCACGCCTTTGGCGCGCATATGCCGGCGGCGCCCGACTTTTTTCCCTATGGCATTTATGCCGTGCCCGAGATTTCGACCATCGGGCTGACCGAGCAGCAGGTGCGGGACAGGAAGATCCCTTACGAATGCGGCGTGGCCCGGTTCCGCGAAACTTCGCGCGGGCACATCATGGGCCTCCAGTCCGGCATGATGAAAATGATTGTGGCGCTCGACACGCGAAAGCTGCTTGGCGTGCACATTGTCGGCGAGGGAGCGACGGAGCTCATCCATATCGGGCAGGCCGTGCTCAATCTTGGCGCCACGCTCGACTATTTCGTCGAAAACACTTTTAATTATCCGACGCTGGCGGAGGCCTACAAGATCGCCGCGCTTGACGCCTGGAACCGGATGCCCCGCGTCACCCCGGTTGCGCCCGTGATGGACAAGGCAACGCCAACGCCTGACGTCAGTCCGGAAACGCCCGATCCGGTCAGTAACTCTTCTCCGGCAGCGGAATAA
- a CDS encoding FAD-binding protein produces MISHKSLSRRHFLAGSTAVAGMAALGPSWAGDALADTAEASSGSDRWEVLRRLTGDRLVRPGDVGYEKAALPNNLHFRDVRPQGVAYCSTPQMVADVLNWARDEDIPFAIRGGGHSYSGYSLSHDLVIDMREMRAISHDATTGQVRVEAGALNGQLYSALNKAGRMITHGRCPSVGAAGYLLGGGIGFNMRRLGMASDALKNSEIVTADGKLRRLSADENADLFWATRGGAGGNYGVSTAFTLNTVPMDERLTVFRVVWREKTLEVARALFAAVDAAPVELGTRIALGGVTPQLGARGRQVPVTLLGQYAGSREELLEILAPVVAIASPEFIDVQEKTYWSGQTFLSEPGEPAFFRERSSFITTPADADHLGEAFEKLQHWSGTGAEGNYFFFQTGGRINELAPEDTAFVHRDSRFLSVVGISWSEDDLALPERLRAARDWQDDFYGFMSARGGKGAFQNFPDASLVDWRERYYGANLDKLMQVKAKYDPNNLFRHGQSL; encoded by the coding sequence ATGATCTCGCACAAATCCCTTTCGCGCCGGCACTTTCTGGCCGGGAGTACGGCGGTCGCGGGCATGGCCGCGCTAGGCCCCAGCTGGGCCGGGGACGCGCTCGCCGACACGGCCGAGGCCTCATCCGGGTCCGACCGCTGGGAGGTGCTGCGCCGCCTGACCGGGGACCGGCTCGTTCGTCCTGGCGACGTCGGGTACGAAAAGGCAGCACTGCCCAACAACCTCCATTTCCGCGACGTGCGTCCGCAGGGCGTTGCCTATTGCAGCACGCCGCAGATGGTGGCCGATGTGCTCAACTGGGCCCGCGACGAGGATATTCCCTTTGCCATCCGCGGTGGCGGCCATTCCTATTCGGGATACTCGCTGAGCCATGACCTCGTCATCGACATGCGCGAGATGCGTGCGATCTCGCACGATGCAACAACAGGGCAGGTGCGGGTGGAAGCCGGCGCGCTCAACGGGCAGCTCTATTCGGCGCTGAACAAGGCCGGACGGATGATCACCCATGGTCGCTGTCCGAGTGTTGGCGCGGCGGGCTATCTGCTCGGGGGCGGCATCGGCTTCAATATGCGGCGTCTCGGCATGGCCTCCGATGCTTTGAAAAACTCCGAGATTGTCACTGCAGACGGAAAGCTGCGCCGGCTCTCGGCCGACGAAAACGCCGATCTCTTCTGGGCCACGCGCGGCGGGGCAGGGGGCAATTACGGCGTCAGTACCGCCTTCACGCTCAACACTGTCCCAATGGACGAGAGGCTGACCGTTTTCCGCGTGGTGTGGCGGGAGAAAACGCTTGAGGTCGCTCGTGCGCTGTTTGCGGCGGTCGACGCCGCGCCGGTGGAATTGGGGACGCGCATTGCGCTCGGCGGGGTGACGCCGCAACTGGGCGCGCGCGGTCGTCAGGTGCCGGTGACACTGCTGGGACAATATGCCGGCAGCAGGGAGGAACTCCTCGAGATCCTCGCGCCGGTTGTTGCCATCGCTTCTCCCGAGTTTATCGACGTGCAGGAAAAGACATATTGGTCGGGTCAGACTTTCCTTTCCGAGCCGGGTGAGCCCGCCTTTTTCCGCGAGCGTTCATCGTTCATCACGACGCCGGCAGACGCCGACCATCTGGGCGAGGCCTTTGAAAAGCTCCAGCACTGGTCGGGCACCGGAGCGGAAGGCAATTATTTCTTCTTCCAGACCGGCGGACGCATCAACGAGCTGGCGCCGGAGGACACGGCCTTCGTGCATCGGGATAGCCGTTTCCTGTCGGTGGTCGGCATCAGCTGGAGCGAGGACGATCTGGCCCTGCCGGAGCGCTTGCGGGCCGCGCGGGACTGGCAGGACGATTTCTATGGCTTCATGTCGGCACGGGGCGGCAAGGGCGCTTTCCAGAATTTCCCGGACGCGTCGTTGGTCGACTGGCGCGAGCGCTATTATGGCGCCAATCTGGACAAGCTGATGCAGGTCAAGGCGAAGTACGATCCCAACAATCTCTTCCGCCACGGCCAGTCGCTCTGA
- a CDS encoding prephenate dehydratase, whose protein sequence is MTKKIAFQGEPGAFSHAAAAKVFPGEEFMGCVTFEETLAAVQSGRADFAVVPVENSLYGRITDIHHLLPESGLHIIGETYLRVEMTLLGVPGATLEDVKAVQSLSVALGQCRRFISENGLRTINSVDTAGSAREVSEKGDRSVAAIASRFAGEIYGLNVLASNIEDADHNTTRFLVLSPSEKLASQGETVKTTFVFRVRNVPAALYKAMGGFATNGVNMTKLESYMVGGAFTATQFYADIEGHPDDRAVQLAFEELNFFTDYFRILGVYPSSQPGQ, encoded by the coding sequence ATGACCAAGAAGATCGCCTTCCAGGGCGAACCTGGAGCTTTCAGCCACGCCGCGGCTGCAAAAGTTTTTCCGGGCGAGGAATTTATGGGCTGCGTCACCTTCGAGGAGACGCTGGCCGCAGTGCAGTCGGGTCGCGCCGACTTCGCCGTGGTACCGGTGGAAAACTCGCTCTATGGGCGTATCACCGATATTCACCACCTGCTGCCGGAAAGCGGTCTTCACATTATCGGTGAGACCTATCTGCGCGTTGAAATGACCCTTCTGGGTGTGCCGGGCGCAACGCTCGAGGACGTCAAGGCGGTGCAGTCGCTGTCCGTCGCGCTGGGCCAGTGCCGCCGCTTCATCAGCGAGAATGGCCTGCGCACCATCAATTCGGTCGACACGGCTGGGTCCGCCCGTGAGGTCTCCGAAAAGGGGGATCGCAGCGTTGCCGCCATTGCCTCCCGCTTTGCCGGCGAGATCTATGGGCTCAACGTGCTGGCCTCCAATATCGAGGACGCCGACCACAATACGACGCGTTTCCTTGTGCTGTCGCCGAGCGAAAAGCTTGCCAGCCAGGGTGAGACGGTCAAGACCACCTTCGTCTTCCGCGTGCGCAACGTGCCGGCAGCGCTCTACAAGGCCATGGGCGGGTTCGCCACCAATGGCGTCAACATGACCAAGCTAGAAAGCTACATGGTCGGTGGCGCGTTCACGGCGACCCAGTTCTATGCCGATATCGAGGGTCATCCTGATGATCGGGCGGTGCAGCTGGCGTTTGAAGAATTGAATTTCTTCACCGATTACTTCCGCATCCTCGGCGTCTATCCGTCTTCTCAGCCCGGGCAATAA
- a CDS encoding flagellin: protein MGSDISLSKAVRANLLSLQNTAEMMNKTQNRLATGNKVNSALDNPSNFFTASALNSRAADMGNLLDSMASGIKVIEAANNGITALTKNLESMQSTLRQARQDKSFQTQSFDVSDLSKISLAGGQFGDEGVDISLATATVLGVKSQLTTEASTAYVGPVSTSGSADGAGARTLITRTGFANGDNITIGGVDIALATADLATDAAFVTKLQGALDASSIAGQYNVSAGTGGNAGKIIVETVNPSAPAATVDVSDATTVAVKGAAAFNYSDVPTAITVGGREISTGATADDFVAALRLDGEVNGYEVDYDSATGDIKLENKAFGGAAPVIAGIDAADVTTTAVVAGAYTTEVAAAKHEFTVSYDGKTADISIGGVKAGANALDIKNWQDATIETVTSQLEAEGITGVEAKFDDAGKFTLVAKTAEAKTLAVSGDDAVALFGTNGVNTGLAEKSELNSTKTVDKFVELINRDHAGKVRASNDNGKLRIENLSTQELNVGIDLNGNDAVVGAKIDGNTVRANLSKQFNELRDQLDKLADDSSFNGINLLRGDKLKITFNESGTSSIDIQAKDKDGNVRGINASNLSIDTLVAEDLDTDEKIDAFLGKLSSALTELRSQASSFGSNLSSVENRQSFTKNMINTLETGASNLTLADTNEEAANLLALQTRQQLSSSALSMASQQDQAVLQLLR from the coding sequence ATGGGTTCCGATATCTCTCTCTCGAAGGCCGTTCGCGCGAACCTTCTGAGCCTGCAGAACACCGCCGAAATGATGAACAAGACGCAGAACCGTCTTGCCACCGGCAACAAGGTGAACTCTGCCCTGGACAACCCGTCCAACTTCTTCACTGCTTCCGCCCTCAACAGCCGCGCCGCCGACATGGGCAATCTGCTCGACTCGATGGCGTCGGGCATCAAGGTCATCGAAGCTGCCAATAACGGCATCACTGCGCTGACCAAGAACCTCGAGTCCATGCAGTCGACCCTGCGTCAGGCTCGTCAGGACAAGTCGTTCCAGACCCAGTCGTTCGACGTTAGCGATCTGTCCAAGATCTCTCTCGCTGGCGGCCAGTTCGGCGACGAAGGTGTTGACATCAGCCTCGCAACGGCAACCGTTCTTGGCGTCAAGTCGCAGCTCACCACCGAAGCCTCAACGGCTTATGTCGGTCCGGTCTCTACATCCGGCAGCGCCGATGGCGCAGGTGCCCGCACGCTGATCACTCGCACCGGCTTTGCCAATGGCGACAACATCACCATTGGCGGCGTCGATATCGCCTTGGCAACTGCCGACCTCGCGACTGACGCAGCTTTCGTCACCAAACTGCAGGGCGCACTCGACGCAAGCTCTATTGCTGGCCAGTACAACGTGTCGGCCGGTACCGGCGGCAATGCAGGCAAGATCATCGTTGAAACGGTGAACCCAAGCGCTCCTGCTGCAACCGTGGACGTCTCCGACGCAACTACCGTTGCCGTCAAGGGCGCTGCAGCGTTCAACTACTCCGACGTCCCAACCGCAATCACCGTTGGTGGCCGTGAAATCTCGACCGGCGCAACCGCCGACGACTTCGTCGCCGCTCTGCGTCTTGATGGCGAAGTCAATGGTTACGAAGTCGATTACGACTCCGCAACCGGTGACATCAAGCTCGAGAACAAGGCATTTGGTGGCGCTGCTCCAGTTATCGCTGGCATCGACGCTGCCGACGTAACCACAACTGCAGTGGTTGCTGGCGCCTACACGACCGAAGTCGCTGCTGCAAAGCACGAGTTCACCGTCTCCTATGACGGCAAGACTGCCGACATCTCCATCGGCGGCGTTAAGGCCGGCGCAAACGCTCTCGACATCAAGAACTGGCAGGATGCGACCATCGAGACGGTCACTTCTCAGCTTGAAGCCGAAGGCATCACGGGCGTTGAAGCCAAGTTCGACGACGCTGGCAAGTTTACCCTCGTCGCCAAGACCGCAGAAGCCAAGACTTTGGCTGTCTCCGGCGATGACGCAGTGGCCCTGTTCGGCACCAACGGAGTGAACACCGGCCTCGCTGAAAAGAGCGAACTGAACTCCACCAAGACGGTCGACAAGTTCGTCGAACTGATCAACCGCGACCACGCTGGCAAGGTTCGTGCTTCGAACGACAACGGCAAGCTGCGCATCGAGAACCTGTCCACCCAGGAACTCAACGTCGGTATCGATCTCAACGGCAATGACGCAGTCGTCGGCGCCAAGATCGATGGCAACACCGTCCGTGCGAACCTGTCCAAGCAGTTCAACGAACTGCGCGACCAGCTCGACAAGCTTGCTGATGACTCGTCCTTCAACGGCATCAACCTGCTGCGTGGCGACAAGCTGAAGATCACCTTCAACGAGAGCGGCACGTCGTCCATCGACATCCAGGCCAAGGACAAGGACGGCAATGTTCGCGGCATCAACGCTTCGAACCTGTCGATCGACACCCTGGTGGCTGAAGATCTCGATACCGACGAGAAGATCGACGCCTTCCTGGGTAAGCTGTCCTCGGCTTTGACCGAGCTGCGCTCGCAGGCTTCGTCCTTCGGTTCGAACCTGTCTTCGGTCGAGAACCGTCAGTCGTTCACCAAGAACATGATCAACACGCTGGAAACCGGCGCGTCGAACCTGACCCTGGCCGACACCAACGAAGAAGCCGCAAACCTTCTGGCTCTCCAGACCCGTCAGCAGCTGTCGTCTTCGGCACTGTCCATGGCGTCGCAGCAGGACCAGGCTGTGCTGCAGCTCCTGCGTTAA
- a CDS encoding glyoxylate/hydroxypyruvate reductase A, producing MLLLHLTDVDENRWANAYREALGDYPVVRRGDDFDPADIEYIFVWKPKPDAFDGLTGLKAVLSLGAGVDALLKHPNLPDAPIVRFVDDQLSQQMTDYVVAHVTMHHRRFTRFAADQKARAWRQFYPPISSETNVGIMGLGVLGQDAARRLSALDFTVRGWSRSPKSIEGVACFSGPEQFDDFLSETDILVDLLPLTPDTTGILNMDTFRKLRRGVLEDGPVIINAARGGHQREADIVAALTDGTLGAASLDVFEIEPLPQDSPLWALDNCFITPHIAAISNPKTGVRYFSQVVNEHRAGKPLINVVDRDRGY from the coding sequence ATGCTGCTGCTTCATCTTACCGACGTCGACGAGAACCGCTGGGCCAATGCCTACCGTGAAGCGCTGGGCGACTATCCAGTCGTTCGCCGGGGCGATGATTTTGATCCTGCCGATATCGAATATATCTTCGTCTGGAAGCCAAAGCCCGACGCCTTTGACGGCCTCACCGGCCTCAAGGCCGTGCTCTCGCTCGGTGCCGGTGTCGACGCCCTGCTCAAGCATCCCAACCTGCCTGACGCGCCCATCGTGCGCTTCGTCGACGACCAGCTCAGCCAGCAGATGACCGACTATGTGGTGGCCCATGTCACCATGCATCACCGGCGCTTCACCCGTTTCGCCGCTGACCAGAAGGCGCGCGCCTGGCGCCAGTTCTATCCGCCCATTTCGAGCGAAACCAATGTGGGCATCATGGGCCTCGGCGTCCTCGGCCAGGACGCCGCGCGACGCCTCAGCGCCCTCGATTTCACCGTGCGCGGCTGGAGCCGCAGTCCCAAATCCATCGAAGGCGTGGCGTGTTTCTCCGGCCCCGAGCAGTTCGATGACTTCCTGAGCGAGACCGATATCCTCGTTGACCTCCTGCCGCTCACCCCGGACACAACCGGCATCCTCAACATGGACACCTTCCGCAAGCTGCGGCGCGGCGTTCTCGAGGATGGTCCGGTGATCATCAATGCGGCACGAGGCGGCCACCAGCGCGAGGCCGACATCGTCGCTGCCCTCACGGACGGCACGCTCGGCGCCGCCAGCCTTGATGTCTTCGAGATCGAGCCCCTGCCCCAGGACAGCCCGCTCTGGGCACTGGACAATTGCTTCATCACGCCGCACATCGCCGCCATTTCCAACCCGAAGACGGGCGTTCGCTATTTCTCCCAGGTCGTTAACGAACACCGGGCGGGCAAGCCTCTGATCAACGTGGTGGACCGCGACCGTGGCTACTGA
- a CDS encoding cupin domain-containing protein, which translates to MTNIRHHRSVGDKEEEDPTIRDHIDFIQTQNLPWHNASQWGLSETGKLKRLSHDPETGELSALVHFDGIAEITIEPGRDLEFLVIEGALSVDDERYDRYHFGFVPAGRTPRITTGASGVIALIFTSPLQDAARLTPEAIEQRSTPKRDLNNGVWDGDFDKFNLGSMKEGARMRVLREDPFSGETTYLTATMAFRRGSQAERHPISQEFFLLSGELAGEFGIMQAGAYCIRPPMAKHGPYGSPTGALIFFRGLGGPQVTHWEDAAPFRFDPEFNPIIPDDLKPYSRPVPRTQVY; encoded by the coding sequence TTGACTAACATTCGCCATCACCGCAGTGTTGGCGACAAGGAAGAGGAGGATCCGACCATTCGCGACCACATCGATTTCATCCAGACGCAGAACCTGCCTTGGCACAACGCCAGCCAGTGGGGCCTGTCGGAAACCGGAAAACTCAAGCGGCTCAGCCATGACCCGGAAACCGGGGAGCTGAGCGCGCTGGTACACTTTGACGGAATAGCCGAGATCACGATCGAACCGGGCCGCGATCTGGAATTTCTGGTCATCGAAGGCGCGCTGAGTGTCGATGACGAGCGCTATGACCGCTATCACTTCGGCTTCGTGCCTGCCGGCCGCACCCCTCGGATCACCACCGGCGCCAGCGGCGTCATCGCCCTCATCTTTACCTCGCCCCTGCAGGATGCCGCACGGCTGACGCCAGAAGCCATTGAGCAGCGCAGCACGCCCAAGCGCGATCTCAACAATGGCGTCTGGGACGGCGATTTCGACAAGTTCAATCTTGGCAGCATGAAGGAAGGCGCCCGGATGCGCGTCCTGCGCGAGGACCCGTTCAGCGGCGAAACCACCTATCTTACCGCCACCATGGCCTTCCGGCGCGGCAGCCAGGCCGAACGCCACCCGATCTCACAGGAATTCTTCCTGCTCTCCGGGGAGCTGGCAGGCGAGTTCGGTATCATGCAGGCAGGCGCCTATTGCATCCGGCCGCCGATGGCAAAGCACGGCCCCTATGGCTCGCCGACCGGCGCGCTGATCTTTTTCCGCGGGCTGGGTGGTCCGCAGGTGACCCATTGGGAAGACGCGGCGCCCTTCCGCTTCGACCCCGAATTCAACCCGATCATCCCGGACGACCTGAAACCCTATTCGCGGCCGGTTCCGCGAACGCAGGTTTACTGA
- a CDS encoding pirin family protein translates to MTWLPHYDPIAGDNKSCDALELVVVPRTRDLGDGFPVRRALPHGKRQMVGPFIFFDHFGPVQFLSGQGMDVKPHPHIGLSTVTYLFDGSITHRDSEGNVQDIQPGAMNLMTAGSGITHSERTPDVERGVGQTMLGLQSWVALPQDREEVDPSFQHFGAQVLPMVTDHGISARIIAGRAFGRLSPVQTVSDWFYVEVALAAGLSAPLDTEYEERAIYLVDGTITIAGDSFEGPRLLVFRPGDAITVTALTPARMMFLGGTALEGPRYIWWNFVSSSRERIEQAKEDWKMARFGAVPDESEFIPLPEKSY, encoded by the coding sequence ATGACCTGGCTTCCCCATTACGACCCGATCGCCGGCGACAACAAGAGCTGCGACGCGCTCGAACTGGTCGTCGTCCCCCGAACGCGTGATCTCGGGGATGGCTTTCCGGTGCGCCGCGCCCTGCCCCATGGCAAGCGGCAAATGGTGGGGCCGTTCATCTTCTTTGACCATTTCGGGCCCGTTCAGTTCCTCTCCGGCCAAGGCATGGACGTCAAACCCCACCCCCATATCGGGCTCTCCACCGTCACCTACCTTTTTGACGGCAGCATCACGCACCGCGACAGCGAGGGAAATGTTCAGGACATCCAGCCCGGCGCGATGAATTTGATGACGGCCGGGAGCGGCATCACCCATTCCGAGCGTACGCCGGACGTCGAGCGCGGTGTCGGCCAGACCATGCTGGGCCTTCAAAGCTGGGTAGCCCTGCCCCAGGACCGCGAGGAGGTCGACCCGAGCTTCCAGCATTTTGGCGCGCAGGTTCTGCCCATGGTCACCGACCATGGCATTTCCGCCCGCATCATTGCCGGCCGGGCCTTCGGTCGGCTCTCGCCGGTGCAGACCGTGTCAGACTGGTTCTATGTGGAAGTCGCCCTTGCGGCAGGGCTCAGCGCCCCGCTCGACACCGAATATGAAGAGCGCGCCATTTATCTCGTGGACGGCACCATCACCATCGCCGGAGACAGTTTTGAGGGACCGCGTCTCCTCGTCTTCCGCCCCGGCGACGCCATCACCGTCACCGCCCTCACCCCCGCGCGGATGATGTTCCTCGGCGGCACCGCGCTCGAAGGCCCCCGCTATATCTGGTGGAACTTCGTGTCCTCGAGCCGCGAACGGATCGAACAGGCCAAGGAGGACTGGAAAATGGCCCGCTTCGGCGCAGTGCCCGACGAGAGCGAGTTTATTCCGCTGCCGGAGAAGAGTTACTGA
- a CDS encoding cytochrome c family protein has translation MNSFELNKIMGAVLGTLMFVMGVGFVAEAIYQPIEDNGPGYALPEPDLVASAPVDEAPAQSIGFFLASASAERGAAATRKCQSCHSFGEGEPNKMGPNLYNTVGNTKAHAEGFAYSDILLEQKAEGQVWSYDNLNAFLENPKSYAPGTKMNFAGVRSPEERADILAYMQTLSGAPVPFPEAEAVAVAPAAAGDEAAAAPAGDGQSERDAQIALLMATANEGRGESAARKCQSCHSFGEGEPNKMGPNLYNTVGNTKAHAEGYAYSDILLQQKAEGQVWSFANLDAFLEDPRGYAPGTKMSFAGVRSPEERANIIAYMRSLAAEPVPLPQ, from the coding sequence ATGAATTCGTTCGAGCTAAATAAAATCATGGGCGCCGTCCTCGGCACGTTGATGTTCGTGATGGGTGTCGGCTTCGTCGCCGAAGCTATCTATCAACCGATTGAAGACAACGGCCCGGGCTATGCCTTGCCTGAACCCGATCTGGTCGCCAGTGCGCCTGTCGATGAAGCGCCGGCCCAGTCCATTGGCTTCTTCCTGGCCAGCGCCAGTGCCGAACGCGGCGCTGCAGCGACCCGCAAGTGCCAGTCTTGCCACAGCTTCGGCGAAGGCGAGCCCAACAAGATGGGCCCGAACCTCTATAATACCGTGGGCAACACCAAGGCGCATGCTGAAGGCTTCGCCTATTCGGACATCCTGCTTGAGCAGAAGGCCGAAGGTCAGGTCTGGTCCTACGACAACCTCAACGCATTCCTCGAAAACCCGAAGAGCTATGCTCCGGGCACCAAGATGAACTTTGCCGGCGTCCGTTCGCCGGAAGAGCGCGCTGACATCCTGGCCTACATGCAGACCCTGTCTGGTGCGCCTGTTCCGTTCCCGGAAGCTGAAGCTGTAGCTGTAGCTCCGGCCGCTGCTGGCGACGAGGCTGCTGCCGCACCGGCTGGCGACGGCCAGTCCGAGCGCGACGCTCAGATCGCCCTGTTGATGGCCACTGCCAATGAAGGCCGGGGCGAATCGGCTGCACGCAAGTGCCAGTCCTGCCACAGCTTCGGCGAGGGCGAGCCCAACAAGATGGGTCCGAACCTCTACAATACCGTCGGCAACACCAAGGCGCATGCCGAGGGTTATGCCTACTCCGACATCCTGCTCCAGCAGAAGGCTGAAGGTCAGGTCTGGTCGTTCGCTAACCTCGACGCGTTCCTGGAAGATCCGCGTGGCTACGCTCCGGGCACCAAGATGAGCTTTGCTGGCGTCCGTTCGCCGGAAGAGCGCGCCAACATCATTGCCTACATGCGCAGCCTTGCCGCTGAACCCGTGCCGCTGCCGCAGTAA
- a CDS encoding YqaA family protein, with amino-acid sequence MTETAVATKVSMYDRLKKATQHRLAEPILALLCFLEAMIIPVFPEIMLAPMIIADRLRAWRLALICTVSSVTGGLAGYAIGFFLFDTIGKAIIDFYGAGDGFESLRHSFVENGPMMILIGAISPIPYKVITITSGVAGLDIWTFVFYGLIGRGLRYFVPCGLFYFFGPVAGEFIDKNKKWAGWGMIVLVVIGFAMAPMLFPKTGTEVMDAPIEQATGVDLIPES; translated from the coding sequence ATGACCGAAACTGCGGTAGCCACAAAAGTCAGCATGTACGACCGCCTCAAAAAGGCGACGCAGCATCGGCTGGCCGAACCCATCCTTGCCCTGCTCTGCTTCCTTGAAGCCATGATCATCCCGGTCTTCCCGGAAATCATGCTGGCCCCCATGATCATCGCCGACCGCCTGCGCGCCTGGCGCTTGGCCCTGATCTGCACCGTTTCATCGGTGACGGGCGGGCTGGCCGGCTACGCGATCGGGTTTTTCCTCTTCGATACCATCGGCAAGGCCATCATCGACTTCTATGGTGCCGGCGATGGCTTTGAATCGCTGCGCCACAGCTTCGTCGAAAACGGCCCGATGATGATCCTGATCGGCGCGATCTCCCCCATTCCCTACAAGGTGATCACCATCACCTCGGGTGTGGCTGGCCTCGATATCTGGACCTTCGTGTTCTACGGCCTGATCGGGCGTGGCCTGCGCTATTTCGTGCCCTGCGGCCTCTTTTATTTCTTTGGCCCGGTTGCCGGCGAGTTCATCGACAAGAACAAGAAATGGGCTGGTTGGGGCATGATCGTCCTCGTCGTCATCGGCTTCGCCATGGCGCCGATGCTCTTTCCCAAGACGGGCACCGAGGTGATGGATGCGCCGATCGAACAGGCAACCGGCGTCGATCTGATCCCGGAAAGCTAG